In the genome of Pseudarthrobacter sp. IC2-21, one region contains:
- a CDS encoding carbohydrate ABC transporter permease, whose amino-acid sequence MSAATATTDLRAQQDRGRKAAQNKEKWAQGRTYISAVVILIWCLAPAYWMVVTAFREVGFTYDTSILPTHVTLDNFNTAFDTSFGNHFGQALLNSVFIGGVVTVVSLLIGVFAAYALARLNFRFKFLVLGFILGASMFPGVALITPLFQLFTNIGWMGTYQALIIPNISFVLPLTVYTMTSFFREMPWELEESARVDGCTQGQAFRKVILPLAAPAIFTTAILAFISSWNEFLIASQLSSDATQPVTVAIASFAGAQPNQIPYTAIMAAGTIVTIPLVILVLVFQRKIVAGLTAGAVK is encoded by the coding sequence ATGAGCGCCGCGACAGCCACCACAGACCTCCGGGCGCAGCAGGACAGAGGAAGGAAGGCTGCCCAGAACAAGGAAAAGTGGGCGCAGGGCCGGACGTATATCAGCGCCGTCGTCATCCTGATCTGGTGCCTGGCGCCGGCTTACTGGATGGTGGTGACGGCGTTCCGCGAAGTCGGCTTCACTTACGACACCTCAATCCTGCCCACCCACGTCACGCTGGATAACTTCAATACCGCGTTCGACACGTCCTTCGGCAACCACTTTGGGCAGGCGCTGCTGAACAGCGTGTTCATCGGCGGCGTGGTCACGGTGGTCTCCCTGCTGATCGGCGTGTTCGCCGCCTACGCATTGGCCCGACTGAACTTCAGGTTCAAGTTCCTGGTACTGGGCTTCATCCTGGGCGCTTCCATGTTCCCGGGCGTTGCCCTCATCACCCCGTTGTTCCAGCTCTTCACCAATATCGGCTGGATGGGCACCTACCAGGCGCTGATCATCCCGAACATTTCCTTCGTGCTTCCCCTGACCGTCTACACCATGACCTCCTTCTTCCGCGAAATGCCGTGGGAACTTGAGGAGTCAGCACGCGTGGACGGCTGCACGCAGGGCCAGGCATTCCGGAAGGTCATCCTGCCCCTGGCCGCTCCGGCCATTTTCACCACGGCAATCCTGGCGTTCATTTCCTCGTGGAATGAATTCCTGATCGCCAGCCAGTTGTCCAGTGACGCCACCCAGCCGGTAACTGTTGCCATCGCAAGCTTTGCGGGCGCGCAGCCGAACCAGATCCCTTACACGGCCATCATGGCCGCGGGAACGATCGTTACTATTCCGCTGGTGATCCTGGTGCTGGTCTTCCAGCGCAAGATCGTTGCCGGACTTACTGCGGGCGCCGTCAAGTGA
- a CDS encoding LacI family DNA-binding transcriptional regulator, which yields MARITERSQRGGHSGVSIEDVAAAAGVSTATVSRAVRGLPRVSPATREKILEVAGALGYVASSSASGLATGRTRTIGVLAPFVSRWFFSKAIEGADRELHARQYNLSLFNLGGHGSHRERLFSKTMVYKQIDALLVLCMALTPDELDHLQKIDIPLIVVGGHVEECAYIGIDDYAASSTAVRHLIDLGHRDIALLHGDDETDLNFDVPRVRILAFKEVMAEAGLPIRPEWDEWGDFTVRSGQEAFRRLWERPGAKPTAIFCASDEMAMGVIFEAARAGVCVPQDLSVVGIDDHDFADAMGLTTVRQRPDEQAELATKMLLDELNGVAGAVRSAVAPHQLIVRRTTAAPPS from the coding sequence GTGGCACGCATTACGGAAAGGTCGCAACGTGGCGGCCACAGCGGCGTCAGTATTGAGGACGTGGCCGCGGCGGCTGGAGTGTCCACTGCCACCGTGTCGAGGGCAGTGCGCGGGCTGCCCCGGGTTTCGCCCGCCACCCGGGAGAAGATCCTGGAGGTGGCGGGGGCCCTGGGCTATGTGGCGTCTTCGTCCGCTTCGGGCCTGGCCACCGGCCGGACCAGGACGATCGGTGTGCTGGCCCCTTTTGTGAGCCGGTGGTTCTTTTCCAAGGCCATCGAGGGAGCCGACCGCGAGCTTCATGCCAGGCAGTACAACCTGTCGCTCTTTAACCTCGGCGGGCACGGCAGTCACAGGGAGCGCCTCTTCAGCAAGACCATGGTCTACAAGCAGATCGACGCCCTGCTGGTCCTGTGTATGGCGCTCACCCCCGATGAGTTGGACCACCTGCAGAAGATCGATATCCCGCTGATTGTGGTCGGCGGGCACGTGGAGGAGTGCGCGTATATCGGGATCGACGATTATGCGGCCTCCTCCACGGCCGTGCGGCACCTGATCGACCTCGGGCACCGCGATATTGCCCTGCTGCACGGTGACGACGAGACCGATCTCAACTTCGACGTTCCCCGCGTGCGGATCCTCGCCTTCAAGGAAGTGATGGCCGAGGCGGGGCTGCCCATCCGCCCTGAGTGGGACGAATGGGGTGACTTCACGGTCCGCAGCGGCCAGGAGGCTTTCAGGCGCCTGTGGGAGCGGCCCGGCGCCAAACCCACCGCCATCTTCTGCGCCTCCGACGAAATGGCCATGGGCGTTATCTTTGAAGCCGCCCGGGCCGGGGTCTGCGTGCCGCAGGACCTGTCCGTGGTAGGCATTGACGATCACGATTTCGCTGACGCCATGGGCCTCACCACGGTGCGGCAACGGCCGGATGAACAGGCCGAACTGGCCACCAAGATGCTCCTCGACGAACTGAACGGTGTGGCAGGAGCCGTTCGTTCCGCCGTCGCTCCCCACCAGCTCATCGTCAGGCGTACGACGGCGGCGCCTCCGTCCTAG